The sequence ctggttttttcgtttgtttgttttttagggggtaccagggattgaacctggaacctcatacatggttgcaggtgctcagccacttgagctacatccagtcCCCTCATTTGCCTTTTAGCTAGCATTTAATTATGAGTGAAATTGAGCGTTTTTCATCTGTCCACTCTTTATCTGCTTATCTGTTTCTAAGAACCATTCATATCCTTTGCTCTTTTTCTGTcaacttctttttcttgtttgtgtgGCTGCATGACCGCATCGTGAGCAGATCTGACTCTTACAGCCCCGTGGGCAGGGGTGCTGCCCTCTGGGTGACGATGCCGAGATGTCACATAGAAGCCAAACCTCCCAAACTGTCTCGGGCTTCCTAACGAGGATACAAGGGTTCGTTTGGGGACGAGGAGGCACTTGTGTGGTCACTGCTGTGCCACGTTCCTGTCTGGTGGGTCGTTGATTGACTCGAGAGGCCTTTGGCCGCTTAGCTGCGATCTCAGCTCGTCCTTTAGCTTCTGGGGCCCTTCTGTCATGCTATCTTTTACATATTTGAAAAAGAGCACCAGTACTGTTCAAACTCTCCCTCCTTTGGTAACTGTGGGGTTGAATTGGGTATTTAGTGCTTTTTAGAAGACTAGGCgctctcatctgaaatcatgaatTCCTGATTTCAGAGTTTTGATTTTCCCACTGAGGTAGGTAGGTTAAAAATAGTTTGCTTTTTCTAGAAACTTGTTCTTAGTGTTCTTAAAAGCTGCTCTTTCGTTACTTTTCAGAGTGGATCTTGCTCACATAAGCCCACAGGCGTCTGCGCTCAGTGCTCTGCCctgggttttattttctttctcttttgtttgtgTGTCTCACACCCTGGGTTTTATTTTCGTTctccttcattttgttttgttctgtttcacGCCCTGCGTTTTAATCACGACCCCCTCAGCCCCCGCAGTGGGCTGCCAGGCTGTCGGCTCCGTCTCTTCTTCTGCTGTGACTTGCCTGAAGGGTGCCAGCCGCGCCACGCTGACGCTCTGCCTCACCTCTTAGGCTGGCGGATTGGGAAGGGGGAAGGCTATGCCGATCTGGAGTATGCCATGATGGTGTCGATGGGCGCGGTCTGCGAGGGGACGCCGGTGGTCACCATCGTCCACGACTGCCAGGTGCTGCTGTCCCTGGGCCACACTCCTCTGGGAGAAagcaggaggtgggggagggtgaGCGAGGCGGGGAGAGAAAccgtgggggggagggggacccTGCCTCTGCCTTCATGCTGGGCGTGGGCCATGAGGGTGTGGACGTGCCCGTGCTGGATCTGTGTGGTGGTGGGCAGCCGAGCCCACCCACCGTGGGCCGGGCGCTTCTCACGGGCACCTCCCGCGAGGGCTGCAGGGCCACAGCGGGATCGGCCCTCCCCGTCAGCGCCTTCTCCCCCTCCTGTTGAGCAGGTGGTGGACTTTCCAGAAGCGCTCCTTGGGGACCATGACCTCACAGTCGACTACATCCTCACCCCCACGAGAGTCATCGCCACAGGGTGCAAGCGCCCAAAACCAAAGGGAATCATGTGGTCCCAGGTAGGTCCTTGCCGTGACCTCTGCCCCGGGCTGGGTCTGCCCCTAGACCTGGCGTGGCTGTGCTTTAGAATCACCTGGGCCCCTGGGGTAAATTCACTACAGAACCAGAACTTCTGGGGGCAGAGTTGAGGTTGCGCTGGAAAGAAGACCCAGGCTTGAGCGCTGCTGCCATCTGCAGAGAGTGGCAGAGCTGACCTGCCTGGCTCGGGGGCTTAGGCCGTTGCTCGCTTTTGGGGGCAGTTTCCTTCTCCACCAGGTATAGTGTGGCCTGCCCGGCCCTGTCTCGCTAGATTTCCCTTCTAGAAACCCAGGTTTTTTGCCATATATCTCGAGCTCCAAGCAAAACTAAGCTGCATAGAACGCAGTGCCCCAAGCTTTAAGAAGTTctatgcttttttaatttttccctccAAGATAGGTAATGGCATGCAATGCCAAGTAGTCTGTAGTAGAAATTAGACCCTCAGAAACCGGCACAGGTTGTAATTCTGTTTCTGCTTGCAGTCACAATTACTGACAAGACAAGTTGTGCTTAGTTTGGAATGATGCTCCAGGTCAGAAATGCATTTTTGTCCATATTTCCCAATCTTTAAGCCTGAATCAAGCAGAGTTTGAAAGGGGTCTTCCTTTGGTCATGGGAAATAAACAGCACTCCCCTCAAAGTGTGGGCATGGAAGTGCAGCTCCCTGCTGTCCCTGTGGCCCCGTGGCCTCCAAGCTGCAGCCCCTGTCAGCTGTGGCCAGAACCCCACTCCTGGGTCAGCCCTAACAAAGGCAGAGGGGGAGGCACCTGTGCCCTGGAGGTGGATACACAGGGCCCTCCGCGGGCTCCGGGAACACCAGCCACTCGGCTACATGAGGGACCGTGGCAGCTGTACTTGCTTGCTGAAATGCTGGCTTTCCCAGCCAGCCTTCCTCCAGGAAAATGATAATTATTTATGAGGCTGTCAGAAATCTCAAACTCCTAAAAAGCCTTTTCCCATTGTGGGGCCCTATGTCCTCAGTTGTACCATCAACTGGTTTTCTCTGTGCACTGATGATAAGGAAGCAGCAACGATCACCAGCTCCCTGAGGTTTCTTTTTGGGCCTCGCTATCTGTGCAGCCAAAGAGAATTTTTGTTTGctgcttggggaaaaaaatccctgCATTCCAGTAAAGATACAGGTTAGGGCTGGGGGACCGTGCATTGCTGGGGTATACAATTGTTCAAATTGTTTTGGGCACACTTTGGTATAACTTTCCACGATCTTCTAGCCTTAGACTCATCATCACATGAATTAGAACCCAAGGACTTTCCTCTTGTCTCTTTTGTTGGAATAGCTGCActatcattttcttctaaacACTGTAGATCTTAAACACAAAGGATGTGAAATAAGTACAAAATGCCCTGCATTTTCTTTACTCGTTCGTAATAAGCAAAGATTTGTAGCATTTGATTCTCTGGCCTTTGTCCCGACTTTTCAAGACAGCCAAGTCATGCCCAAGCCCACAGACCAGTCCAGCCCAGCCCCTGGCCGTGCGGTAGCAGGTGCTCTGAGCATGTCTCCCTGACCGCCTTCAAAGCCCCCAGCCTTACCCTCAGCCTGTGCCTTAGGCCTGAGAAGCAAGAGACCCCGTGGCCTGGTGGCTGAGCAGGTGCTTGGACCGCAGTCTCACCCCGTGCTGCCGCCCGACTGCGGGCACACCCTCCCCATGCCCCAGCCTGCTCCCCCGTCAGCGGGGGAACATGGCAGTGCTCCCCTTGGACAGCACCGGCGGAGTGCCAAGCCCAGTGCTGGGCGAGCGTCGCCACCAGCGTCGTCGCCGCGTGGCCGAGGCAGcgtgtgcagcctgcccacaccGTCACCCTGGCCTTCCTCCCCTTTGCTGTCGGCGAGGCCTCCACTGGCCCTTCCAGGGTTGACTGAGCCCCGTGTCATTAGAGGATGTGCCTGGGGCCAGGCTGCTGGCCGCGGGCGAGGGGAGGGCCACCCTTGGTGGTTACTTTCTGGTGAGCTAGAGGGGGCACATTGAGGGCAAGAGACTTATCTTAAGACCCCCCTAGATTCCACCCACAGGCACTCTCTAGACGAGGAAATTCCTAGAGACAGCAGGTAGACTGAGGCACAGGGCTGGGGGCATCACTGCTTCCTGGGCAGGCCTCCTGTTTGGGGTGCAGTGAAATCTCCTCCCCACCCGGACAGCGCGAAGAGCAGCAGGGCTGCCACAAGCAAGCCTGGGCCTCCCGACGTCCTTGAGGCAGCGCCTCTCCTCAAAGAGGCTGGCTCTGCCAGGGTCGTCTTCGCGTGTAGACCCACGGGAACAAGCCGTGTTGTCGTTTTCAGAGCTGGGCCTCTTCAGAGGCTGCTTCTCAGATGTTTCCTTCTGAAGAAGGGACTTGGTAGAAGGATCTCTTCTGTCAGCAGGACTTCTGGGACAATTAGATACTTTAGGAAATATTATTCTCTGGAAATAACATATAGCTGAATGTGAGCTGACACCATTCTACAAACAGACTGGTAACTGAAGAGAACTGGTggatacttttattttaaaaagatggttATATTTAACCTAATAATTCACCCTCTAGGAATCTGTCCTagggaaatatttataaattcagGTAATGATGTATGTGTATTCATATTTAATGCAGTGCCTTTAAAATGGGGCTAAAATAGGGGATGCTGATTCTACAATATAAGTGCACACAGCCTTTTTAAAGAATATCTAATGACATGAGGAAAAATGGTATAATAGTAAGTGGAAGAAACAAAgtataaaattatgtatttccCATAAATTGTTCATTCTGCACATATTTTTTCTATGCATAGAAAAAAATTTGGAAGGAAATATATCAGAATTTTAACTATAGTTGTTTCTGAGAGATGGGGTTTTAGATTTCTTCTTGGCTTTTCCTCCCCAGATTTCCCACAGCAAGCCTGTAGTGCTTTCATAGCAGTACTCAGTGGAGAAATACTAACTTTTCCAAACATTTTCCAGGACAGACTTTCTGCTTGGGTACTTTTAAATACAGTCACACAGAATTAAGGTATTTTGTCTCTGTTCCCAGAGAGCTCTCTGGTGGCAAAAATGAGAATTTAAGAACCCAAACAGTTACATAAGCACCAGTCCAAGTTCATGGGTGCCTAGGGGACCCCTAAGGTGCTTGTGAAAAGTTTATGCGTGCACACGTGCAGTGAATGCCAGCTCTGTGCACTTCTGTCCTGGGCAGCGGGAGGGGCCCTTGTGCTGGGTGCCGTCTGTTACTGCCCCCTGCGGCCCCCGCCTCCCCACCGAGGAGCCATAATATCCAGCAGAAGCTGGCCCTTCTTAGCGTGGGTTCTCAGGTGAAATTAAAATGTTGTTTACTACAGGGCTGCTCGTGACTTCCACAGCAGCCCCCAAGCAGCACCATACGTTCTGGGGCGCAGTCGGAGGGGGTGGAGGTGTGCAGTCACGCCCCCTGTGGTCACTGCACCTGCCTCCTTTTCATGCCCATGTCAGGAGCCTGATTACAATGGGGTCAGCCCACGGCCCACCTTCGATCAGCTGTGTGCAAGAAGGCACGAATGGCCTTTGTGGAAAAGAATGCATCCCCTTGACTTTCTACTCCAAGCCTGCTTCTTCATTGGTCATTTGGAAGCATTTCATCTGAAAGCATTTCAGCAATGAATGATAATCTTTCGGCACATGCCTAAAGATTGAGTACACATTTTGTGGCGGTTGTATTTAACATTAGAAATGCTTTTGGtgttaaaataatcttttttgtTAAAAGATCTTTGCCAGCATCTGCTCAAATACAGCATAGTAGTTTTAAATGAAAGGGATCTTAAAAACCATCTCTTCCCGTCTCCTCATTTTCTTGTCCAATAAAGTGAGACTCAGATGGTAAAGCAGCCTATCCACAGATGTAACGCCAGTTTGTAATTCAGTTGAGATTACTAGCTAAGACACCTCTTTTTGGTTGGCAGACAGATGTCTTGAGAGTCAGATTTTTTACCTGTATTTGACTTAGTATATATTTCTAGgggtaagatttttaaatttgatctttaaagagaaaatatcTTAAATGACTGGCATCTGTATCCTTTAGTGGAGAGTGATTATAgcatataaaagaaaatcaaatttgctttatgttctttttgaaaaagaatgataGTTACAGAAGGacaaaaaatttatttcatgttTGATCAATAAGCAAATCTCTCATTTCACATGGAAAATTGATAAAACATCACAAATATTTCTAACTGCCAGCCGGGAAAAGCAGAGTAAGACAGGTGTGGACTCGTCAGGAATGTGGAAGTCCCGATGTCCCAAAGTCCCAACAGGCTGGCAGAGGTGGTTCTTCAAGGACAAAAATGGCAAACGCTGGGAAAATGCCAAAAGCCACTTCTTAGGAAGACTTTTTTCCATTTGGAACTTGAGGAGAGTGGACGCGTGAGCTGCTGTGAAGCTCTGTCCTTCCTTACCAAAGAATACATGCTCTTGAAATGAGCCATTTTACTTAAAGGaaagttttttcatttaggtcCCGATGTGTGGTTAAACAGATTTTAACATCCTTCAGCTGATTATCATTTGCACAGGTGCCAGCTCAGGTGGAGTCGTTCCCTGCTGGGTGAGCACGGAGGTTGTATTTTTGCTTTACATATCAAGTTGTAGGTGGATGTCTGCTGCACAGGCTCAGTACAAACACTTGCCCCAGGAATGGGCTTCCTGAGAAGACTTCCTTCTGCCTTGGGGCGTCTTGTAGCCTCACCGGACAGAACCCTTTGGGAGCTGCAGTCATTCAAGGGGCGGTGAACCAGGCCCAGGCGGCTCCAGGGACGTGGGGTCTGGGCTGCAGCGTTTGCTGGGAGGGTGTGGCCACCTCCCACTGCCCCGTGGAGCTCCTGGTCCCCGGCTCCCCGCTTGGTCTCCGACCACACAACTACCTAGTTCTGCAAATGCAGAGTCTTGTGCTGATTGTCATTACAGTTTTCAGTTTGATCATCCTTTCTAAGTAGAAACTTAAGAGGTCTTGGAAAGTCTATTGATGATCACCTTAAATCCATTTCTAAAtattctgaaagaaaacaatatcCAAACTCTAGCAAAGGTAGAATGGGGTGTAGAAAGGAATTGGATTGGttgggctcaggtcctcttcGGGGTTCCGTGGGGCCCATGCTGCTAGGAACCTGGTCCCGCCATGGTGAGTCAGTTCAAGAGAGCTGCCAAGGACCCAGCGGAGGGAAAGTTCCTTTTGGGAACAAAAGAGAAGCCACATCGTTTGAATAGCTGCAGGCGCAGACCGgcttttcatctgttttcttctttgcatCTCAGCAATGGGAGCCAATAGAaggaacaggattttctgggctCAGTGTTTCTGGGAGCTTTGCTGTCTCGAAGCCCAGAGGGGGTGAGAGCTGCCTGCAGACGTGCGCCCCTGCCGGGGGAGCAGTGCCAGTGGAGGGGCTTCCAGCCCAGGGAAGGTCCAGGGGGCGAGGGTGGGCTCTAGTTGGGGCGGAGGGAACCACGTGTGGGTTAGTGGGTGAGAGCCTGGAGGCTGGCGAGAAGGGCTTGCCCCTTGCCCGGAGTTCACGTTCCTGTACGTCTCCCTCTAGCTGGCTGGTTCTCAGCCTGGGCCCGTGGCTCTCGTAGTTTGCACGTTCGTGGTGGACGCTGGCCGCATGGTCCCTGAGAAGTTGAACACAAAATTGTGGCTGAGTTGTTCTTGGGCAGGAACGCCAGCTGCGCTCAGGAGCCCCGACACCTGCCCGGGGCAAGCACTGTTACCCCAGTTGTATGTTCTGAATATAATTAGAGCTTTGAGACTAATTTCTGTAGAAGAAAATGCGCTTGTCCGCCTCTGATGGAGCATGGCCTGAGCGCAGCCCCCGGCGGGGCCACTGCTTGCCTCTCAATGACTGCTCATGCACAAGCCACAGGCTTGGCggccaaacaaaaacaaaaagcctcTCTGGAGAATGAGAGTGGCAGAAAGGACTAACTCTGTGCCCCCTCTGTGCCAAGGGACTCCTCAGATGGCTTTAGACCGACAGTGCCCGGGTCACAGTTGAGGGTCATTGGCCATTTGGATGGCCACCCCTGCAGGCCTGTCCTGTGAGAATGGAGCTGTGCGACCCCCCGCAATCAAGCTGCCCTTGGCAGCTGCTGCCTGGTCCGGTCCAGTTGGGGCTGAGAGCCTCTCCTGAAGGCAGGGCCGGCGACTCCCCCGCCACCCCGGACAGCACGTGCTCGGGAACAATGGTCGACCAGTCAGTTCACTCGGGATAAAGTTTCATGCAACTGAGACTGGAAATTTTGTGCAGTAGTTGTTATTTTGTAGTTTGAGGGCCCATTGCTGGAAAGTGCTTCCAGAGGGGCCTTCTCTTTCGATTCGCCTCGTTTCTGCGTTCAGCTGCGCCGGGAGGGCGAGGCCCCCGGGAAAACATCCCCTGGGTGGAGCGAAGgacaggaggggaggaggggcttcTCCACCAAAAGGCACGGGGCGGGGCTGCAGAGGAGGAAGTGCCGGAGGGGTCAGGTCGGGGAGGTGCTCTTTGCATCCCTGAACCCTAATCCTGGCGGCCTTCGGGGTGGTCTTGGGCAGGGGTCTCCGCAGGGCCTGGCTCCCCGGGGTTCCACGACCGTGGAGGAGCCCGCCCCGGTTGCCGGCCGCCAGCAGCTCCTCCGGAGCACCCAGCCCGGCTCCCTCCTGCTGCGGGCTCGAGGGGGTTGAGGGCTGTGGGACGACCCTCACGGCcgtccctgtgtggcagggagaGACTCCTCCTGCGAGGTGGCCCTGCTCTCCCCCTGTGCCCGCCGGCCGGCCTGAGAACAGCTGCCACCGCTTTGCCTTTTCAGATCAGCTGTGCCATGATGTCAAGAATCCCGGTGCTGAGGAGCCTTCACCACCGCGAGCAGCAGGCCGGGAAGGATGTCGCCCTCCAGGACAAGCCCGGGCGCCTTCCAGAAGCGGCCCGCAGGCCCGCGGCTCCCGGGGCCGCCCTCCCTGAGCCCGTGGGCTGCCTCCCCCAGGACGCCCGCGGGGGCGAGCTGAAGCGTGGCCTCGGGGCGCAGCGCCCCCACGGCTCAGCTGGCAGGCCCCGCAGCGCCGGGCCGTCCTCGCCCCCCGGGGCCTGGCTGCGGCCCGGGCCGTCTCCTGCCTGTGGGGCCTGGCAGCCAGGGAGCAAGTGACCCGGGGGGCGGAGACGGCAGCCGGGCCCCGGCACTGCCCACGGCCGCCCACGGCGCACACCTGCCCCCAGGGGCTGCTGCGGGCACCTGCCAGTCGTGCTGCTTCCTAGAAGGGCACAAGCCTTGTCTCCTGATGAGCGGGGACGGCAATGAATAACATGTATTTCATAACACCAGGAGGCTGAACACCCTGATTTACTCAGGTAGCGTTTGTCTTGGCCCTTGAAAGATTCTCAGGGGGCAGAGAGCGCCTTGGAGGGACTCAGGAGCTGGGTGAGCATGAGTCAGGGTGAcctgctggggggggggcaggtccCCTGGGGCTCAGCCTGGGTGGGGCCCTGCAGGCACCCAACCCGCAGGGCGCTCTGGCCGGGATCCCTGGCCTGGCGTTGGCGGGGAGCAGGGTGGGGTTTGTGCTCAAGACGCCAGAGCCCCAACAGCCCAGCTCCAGGGAAACGCCCCCCATTAGTCACAGCCCCTCCGTCACCCTGAAGAGCGGGTCAGGCACGGCCGCTCCCCGCAGTGGTCCCCAGCCTCCCACTTCCCCGCGGCGTGAGCGTCTGGTCAGCAGCTGCCCTGGGGCCCCCCTGCAGGCTTTGTCTTGCCTTGCGGGGAGACGCTGGTCTTGAAAGCCAAGTGCggtcccctccccagcccacacCATGTGCCAGCAAGCCATCCCGCGCCCGCCGCAGCCTGCGCTCCGTGCCCCGCTCCGGCACGCTGCGTTTTGGCTGAACTGTGCTCTCTAAACAGAAGCGCCTTTGCACTTGATCCTGGGCAGAAAGTCAAAACAAGCATTTAAGTGGAGACTCTACTTTCTTCCAATGTATGTGGGTTGGAAATGATCATTTTTCAGCCAGAGGGTCTTGCTAAGTGTATTTTAAGCACATTATTACGCCTCAAGGGGGCAAGCCCTGCACGCGCTGTAAAGAACATGTTCTTAGGACTCGCGCTCCACAGCAGCCTCTCCTCCCGGGTATGCAGGGGGCACTGGGGAGGCCTTGGAGAGCAACTGCCTGTGGGTGGCGGCTTTGCTCATTCCATACAGGCTTCTCCAAGTTGTCACGATTGAAACGAGGCGGGTAGAAATGTCTGGAGACGTGCTGGGCTCGCTCCTTCCCCTGCCCCGGGGCTGGCTGGTTTCGTTTTGCCGTTGGGGCTTCGGCTGGGAGGCCAGGCCTCCCACCACCCTCCCATCTAGCCGCCCGCCCCAGCTTCTCGGCCTGCTTGCTTTATTCAGCACGTCCTGTGTTTACAATGTTCTCGTTGTTGACTCTTTATTTGCCACCATTCGACTAGCGGCTCCAAGAAAACTGGCGCACACCTGTCTCACTTGCCAGAAGAGAACTGGCACAGCGAGCGACTCAGTGAGAATGTGTTGAGTGGGTGGGTTTGCTGGAGCCCAGAGAGGCACTGGGGGCTGAGGACGTCGCTTGGACGCCCGTGTCCTGCTGTGCCCCAAGCCAGCCCGGGCCTTGTGCTGTTGAGGTCCTCAAGTCAATAAACAGTCACTCTTGGTTAAGCCAGACTTGCTTGGGTTTTCTGTCACAGCCAAAATAATCCAGATAAATTGTGTAATCTGTAACTTACCACTTTTATATTTGTTGAAAATTGTTATAAGTACTACTGAAGACCGAGGCCCCAGACCTCAGGGCCCCGAGTGTGTCACTTCATAGCCTCTGGCACCTCTGGCCTCCCACCTGCCTCTGGaggcctgggaggagaggaagcgCACGGAGCTGACTTCAGCTACGCAGTTTCCAAAAAACGACGAGTGGTTCTTTGAGCACAAGCATGTGGCATGGGAGCCAGTACCCGGGCTTCACCGTGGTGCCTGCTTACTGTCCTGTGCCGTGGGCAGGCCCCATGGCCTGTTGGGGTTTCAGCTTTGTCTTTAAACAAAAGACTGAACTTGTTGATTTTGACAGTCTGTACCCATTCTgatattctgtgtttcttttgaggTCTACAGGTCACCATCTCTTAGGTTTATTTTTTCAGTTGATAAAAGTAAGCATAACCACCCTGGAAACTTTAGAATATCAAAAATGTAAAGAAGGAGTGTCACCTGTAACCCCCTGCTGCAGCCTTGCCATGACCTTATCTAGTTccagtctgctttctgtgccgCTTTTCAGACAGCTGGGGTGACCCGCGTGGGCCTCGGCATCCGACGGGTCTGGCTTTGAGCATTAGTTCTGCCGCTGAGCAGGTTGATGCGGCAGTTATTGATCAGCTCCCGTGAGCCCAGGGATGCACGGGGGTGGCAAAGGAGAAATAGCGCCCGCATGGTGAGGCAGTGCCCCgctcaagtgagtcatgcagcaagatgatgacgcatcagaagagagacaaggggagagtcaaggtgaagcgcagtgGCACCCGGGTCCTGAAGGTATTAGTTCCCTCTTGAGCAGTCAAAATCCTAACTCAATAAGGAACTCAGTAAGGTGAAGAATAAATGCTCGcgaagagccaaggaccaagaaaaGAGCCCCGCCCTTCTGGACGTCAAAACGTTCTCTGGAGCTTCGTCCTCAGCGCAGCGTGGTGGCCGGCTCGGCAGGCCAAGAGCAGACTGGACAGCAGGAGCAGCTGTGACTCGCACGCAGAAGACACAGGCCGAGCTGCTGCGTGTCGTTTGGAAGGGTGAATTCTAAATTGAATTCTAAATCATACCACGCAACAGTCAATTTCAGGTTAATTAAATATCTAGACTTGAAGACATAAACGGACTCAGATGATGTAAGAGACTGTTTTCACAATCTTGGGGAGGGAAAGCACTTCACGAGCACACCTCTGGCTGGAGGGAGGAAGCTGTCCTCGTCTCCGTTAGAATGTCAGGTTTTGGTTGGTACAGAATCCAAGTGAGCCCCCCCAAGATAAATTACTTCTCTAAGTAGCAAAATGAACTAGGCTCTTTTATGCAGTTACTGAgtatcattcttttctttcttttttagtaccagggacctcgtatgtgggaagccggtgctcaaccactgagccatgtcggCCTCCCTgagttcttttcatttgtttgcttgtgtgtgtgtgtgttttgttttgttttgtttttaggaggcaccagggaccaaacctgggacctcccacatgaggtGCTCAACCGTTTGGGCCACATCCGTggtatcatttctttttaatgcagCCACGTACAACCAACAGTTATTCTTAGCTGGATAAAAATACGGCCGGCAGACCCAGCTGCTCCTGAGGCTGGAGCCGACGCCACCCGCAGGACGTGCTCCTGGGCCCGTGTGCGCGCGCTCGTCTAGGGAGCGGGGCGTCCCCAGGACTGCAGGCCCGGCTGCAGGGTGACACCCTCGCTCTGGTGCTCGGTCTCTTCCCGCCTTCCTCCACGTCCACAGACCGATGCGTGGAGCACGAGCCTGCCCGGCCGCCCGGACCCCTGCCCGCGTCGCTGCCGTTGCTGCGCTGGAGCAGTCAGCTGTGATGCGGGTCCCACAGCTTCCTTCACGGATGGCTCCAGTCCGAGGGGTACAGACAGTCCCCGCCCGGCCGCAGGTGCCGCAGTTAGCACCCAGCTCCGGCAGGCGTGACCTTCCCGCCTCCGCCATCTCTCCTCCTCCCCGGCGGCTTTGCCTGTCTGGCTTCGTTGGTGTCTTGGATGTGGAGAGCCGTTTCTCTTCGCTCACTTCGGGAAGTTTGCGGCCCTTATTTCCTGGAATACTCTCTGtgtcccctcctctcttctcctctgggacccCCACAGTGTGCATACAGTTAGGCTTGGTGGGGTCCTCCAGGCCCCTCAGGCTCTGCCcgcttctctttcttccttctgctccccaCACTCCATGACTCCAGTGGGCTTGTCTTCGAGTTCACCGATTCTCTCTCCTGCCAGCAACTTCCACTTTGGGCCCCTCTGGGTGATTTTTAATTCCTGTTACTGAGGTCTTGGGCCCTGTGTGGCTCCTTTTCGTCGTTTCCGTCTCTCTGTTGATGCCCTCCCTGTCCACCTGTGGTTCCTGACCTCCTCCAGCTGCCCaggttttcctttagctctgaGCATATTTAGAATCATTTTGTAAAGTCTCTGTCTGGAGCGCTGCAGGTCCGAGCCTCCTCCAGGATGGGTCCTCGTACTTTAATCTCCCTCCTTTGCCTGGCCGCtggttcctgtttctttgtatgttttgttgaaacctggacattttgatattttaatgtgttaccacTGGAATTTATACTCCAAGGCATCTGTTCCTTGACCTTGTATCCAGCTACTGTTGTAAcagagttttccttgaatgccaggagttaacaggagaaaaaaaaaaaaaggaaaagagcaaaCCCCTTTCCCAGTCTTGGCAAATCGGCCTGTGCAAGTGCTGACCTTCCGAGCTCGTCCATGCAGTGAGGCCAGAGCACAGCTCCAGGCCTGAGGGCAGGGCCTCCAGACCTTTCTGGGCATGGGTCTCGGGCATGTGCATGTGACCCAGGAATCCTCCGTTCACAGGGACACGAACGCCTGTCCCCTCTTCCCCAGGAAGCACTGGCCTCGTGGTCTGGGCGCTGCCCTGAGTGTCCCTCGGCCGCCCTTGCCCCAGGCGGGCCCCTGGCTGCGTCCCACGGCGCTCTGCAGGAGAGCTCAGCGAGCCGCCGTCTGCGCCTGGGGCACGTTCTGGGAGCGAGGCCTCAGGCCGCCTCGAGCCTGGGCC is a genomic window of Dasypus novemcinctus isolate mDasNov1 chromosome 18, mDasNov1.1.hap2, whole genome shotgun sequence containing:
- the MTHFSD gene encoding methenyltetrahydrofolate synthase domain-containing protein isoform X1 translates to MEQRAGVSKQDIREKIWDYLESQNLADFPRPVHHRIPNFKGSYLACQNIRELDAFARTQELKVDPDKPLEGARLLALQSKKTLLVPTPRLRTGLFNKIVPPPGATKDVLRKCATSQGVRDYSEPIGLDSHVHVDLVVVGSVAVSEKGWRIGKGEGYADLEYAMMVSMGAVCEGTPVVTIVHDCQVVDFPEALLGDHDLTVDYILTPTRVIATGCKRPKPKGIMWSQISCAMMSRIPVLRSLHHREQQAGKDVALQDKPGRLPEAARRPAAPGAALPEPVGCLPQDARGGELKRGLGAQRPHGSAGRPRSAGPSSPPGAWLRPGPSPACGAWQPGSK